In the Endozoicomonas sp. SCSIO W0465 genome, ATAGTGCCACCCTTCATGGGACTACCATTATCTGAGTGCAGAACCAGTGGCCACTCCAAGGCTGCAATTCCCTGTTTGATACAGGCTTTAGTGATCATTTCTGATGCATGCTCAGCTGATTCGGTTTCATGAATTTCCCATGTAACAATCATACGACTAAAGATGTCTATCACCAGGTACAGGTAATAAAACTGCCCCCGTATCGGAGAGCGCAGATAGGTAATATCCCAGGACCAGACCTGGTTGGGTCCGGTAGCACACCAGGACGTTGGCTTATACCTGTTTGGCTTGGCAGCACTGCCCCGATGATGCTGTTGGCCCTGTTTCCTCCAACACCCGGTAAAATGTCCTTTCAGACCCCATATAGAGACCTTCATCTAACAATGTGGGCACAATCTGGCTGGGCGGAAGGCTTTTGAACCGCTCGCTGTTACAGACGTCAACAATCGCCTGTCGCTCAGCTTCAGAAAACTTGTTAACCGGTTCTGGCCTGTCAGCATTTTTGCGATTATCTGCGCGCACGTCATCACCCTGCATCCAGCGTTGTACAGTTCTTTCTGTAAGACCAAGGGCTTTGCAGGCTTTTGACTGACGAGCCCCATCTTTAACTGCCTGTTTAATCAGGCTAACAGCATTTTGTCGATCCGGGAGAGAGACTAATCGTCCTCTGGCGCCCCCCAGATCTCTTGGGCCTTTTTTGTGAGTACCAGCAAGGCAGCAGTTTCTGCTAACGCCTTGTCCTTGCGATTGAGTTCACGCTCAAGCTTTTTGATGGTTTTCTTATCTTTTTTGTGTTCGTCAGACAGCGCCTTACGCTGTTTTGACTGACTTTCAGGCTGGACAGAAACACTGTTAATAAAGGCAGCCTTCCACTGCTGAATTTGTTCAGCAAACAGACCTTTTTTACGACAGTATTCAGCCATTTCTGCTTCATTTAACGCAGCCGTTTCAATGATTACGGCTAACTTGTTTTCAGTTGTCCATTGATCTGGATTCTTTCCGTCGCCCGGCACAGGCACTCCTTTAGATACTGCTTTCTTTCGCCAAGTGTACAGGGTCACATCAGAGATACCAGTCTCACGTACCAACTGCGAAACTGGCACATTATTGGGTGGCATCATCTTCTGAATGATGGACTCTTTGAACTCTTCTGAATAGCGGGCCATTGATTACTCATAGACCGCCCCCTGTTGAGATTTCTAATTTCAGGAGAGGCGACAACTATGCTGACACAGGGGGGGTTACAGACTGCTCTGCAATGAAAATTGGCCAAAGGCCTTGATATACAATGCCTTCAGGAAACTGCTGGCTAAATATTGCCAAGCCCTGCCACAGGAGGATTCCAGCCTGATTTATGAAATCAGCAGTCTGCAATACGAAAAGAGCCTAAACTTTTTTAGCAAAACATCTCTTTTCAATTAATCTGTCTAAAATACAGTAAGCAGGCTATGTTCCCTTTAGTGGTTGGCGTTGTTTTTTTCTTCATACCTTGGAGTAATAAGTACTTAGATTTATTATAGGTACTTGAGAAAAACCAACAGAGCATAGGGCTTGGGAAGAGCAGTGAAAGACCTTGCTCAGTGGATTTCTTAGCTGGCAATGGCTGATATTTAATTTTAATAGCGTTTCAGTATTTCTGTTTAATACCTGAATATCTACAGCTATTAAAACTACCACCAACCATTAAAGGGAACTTAGCCCAGTAAGCATCTGCTCCTCTATCAACAAGGGACAAGATCATTGTTAATGTATTCTCTGAAAACTCAAATGTTATGGCTCGACTGCATAATCTGGTGATTAAATCTTGAAAAGACTTGTTGTGTATGCCAGCGGAAGGTGTTTTTTCTTTTTCACGCCGTGAATTGACAAGCCCCATAACACTCCGAAGCAGTCCCTTAGATCTTTTTAAGGCATCTGCTCTTTGTGCTGACTCTATAACAGTGGTTAATGATTTGTCGAACAATGCCAAATTACCTTGACCCATGGCAAAGGCAAGCATGTACTCAGCATTGGCAGTAGCACCGAGGTTAACACAGGCTTTGATCAGCGGCAAAACAGAAGCCCGTACCTTAGACGATGCCAGACATGATGGTTCATTTTGCAGATGCTGGAAGCTATTTTCTAACAACCAGGAAATCATTTTCAAGTCAGGCACATTGTCCTTGATCAGTATTTGCAAATGGTCAACACTGATTTTTGATTCAGATGAAGAAGAAATTTTTACTAGAAACTGAAACACCTTCTCTTGTGGTTGCTGCCAGATATTCCAATTTTTAAAAAGTTCGTAACTGTTCAGCACCCCCACATAAATCTGGAATTTTCTGATTTTTATACCATCCTCTTAAGCACCATTTTTCCACAATATTCGCCAGCATGATTCCAGAACTACCCGCAACTATGTCGGCTGAGATTCTCTTGAAAGAGAATGCAGAGCTGCGGATGAGAGTTGCCTGTCTGGAAGAGCGATGTCGAGAATTGGAAGAAAAGGTTGGCAAGAACAGTCAAAACAGCAGCAAGCCGCCATCGTCTGATGGTTATCAAAAACCTTGTAAAAACAGTAATTCTCCAGATCATTCTGACGACCTTTCCGCAGATAAAGGTACCGATCCATCGGATGAAAAACCCAATCCTAAAAGTCTGAGACAGTCTTCTGGTAATAAAGCCGGTGGAAAGAAAGGGCATCAGGGCACTTGTCTTAAACAGGTCGATATCCCTGACTATATTGAGTACCTTCCGGTTAAAGAATGCAATAAATGTCAGGCGTCTCTTCTTGATAGTGAGCCGGTCAAATATATTGAACGACAGGTGTTTGAACCAGGGAGACCGGGTGAATTTGAAGTAACGGCCCATAGAGTGAAGTAAAAATCTGCACTTGTGGTTGTCGGAATCAGGCTGAATTCCCGGAAGGTGTTACCGCTGCCGCACAATATGGCTCAGCCACACAGGCTATGGCCGTCTATCTTAACCA is a window encoding:
- a CDS encoding DUF6444 domain-containing protein, yielding MIPELPATMSAEILLKENAELRMRVACLEERCRELEEKVGKNSQNSSKPPSSDGYQKPCKNSNSPDHSDDLSADKGTDPSDEKPNPKSLRQSSGNKAGGKKGHQGTCLKQVDIPDYIEYLPVKECNKCQASLLDSEPVKYIERQVFEPGRPGEFEVTAHRVK